A region of the Festucalex cinctus isolate MCC-2025b chromosome 8, RoL_Fcin_1.0, whole genome shotgun sequence genome:
gatacaggggccacgatacgatacgtatcgcgatacatatgtatcccaaataagacacattttaattttttttttaacaaaatataggaaaattggtacactgagacacgtgccatgttaactttatcaataaataaatgttgacattcttcctctgctttcatttttcttagcaagacacagtgtccaatcaccggtgagctatttttgcatcaattgaaggcaattaacttcaaagacgctgctggtcttgattttttaggtacaatgcaagccgcaaaggcaaacgtcaaatgccgatttaaagttaacaagcaatatcaattctgacgcctgtgtatcgatacgtgtattgtgatgaggcccgcaacgatatattgccgtatcgatttttttagcacacccctactatttagtTGTATGCTTTTGGTGCATCTTCTCAGAGCAAAATTCCCTGCTCAAGTTACCTCGACGGGGCCACACCAATGCTCATGAGCAGAACTAAACCTGTAATCGGTGGTCCATTTTGACTTTACTGaagtaaatatctgttacaagTTTAGAAGGAAAATGgagaagcagaagaaaaaaattaatcgcgattaattacagaaaaaatgtgcgattaattagttaaaatatTACTAATTAAATATTatagcactaatatatatatatatatatatatatatatatatatatatatgtatgtgtatatatatatatgtatatgtgtatatgtatgtatgtatatatatatatatatatatatgtgtgtgtatgtatatatatatataaatatatgtatatatatatatatatatatatatatatatatatatatatatatatgtgtgtgtgtatatatatatatgtgtgtgtgtatatatatatatgtgtgtgtgtatatatatatatgtgtgtgtatatatatatatatatatatatatatatatgtgtgtgtgtatatatatatgtgtgtgtgtatatatatatgtgtgtgtgtatatatatatgtgtgtgtatatatatatatatatatatatatatatatgtatatatatatatatgtgtgtgtatatatatatatatatatatatatatatatgtgtgtgtatatatatatatatatatatatatatatatatatatatgtgtgtgtgtgtatatatatatatatatatatatatatatatatgtgtgtgtgtgtatatatatgtgtgtgtatatatatatatatatatatatatatatatatatatatatatatatatatgtgtgtatatatatatatatatatatatatatatgtgtgtgtgtatatatatatatatatatatatatatatgtgtgtgtgtatatatatatatatatatatatatatatatatatgtgtgtgtatatatatatatatatatatatatatatatgtgtgtgtatatatatatatatatatatatatatatgtgtgtatatatatatatatatatatatatatatatatatatatatatatatatgtgtgtgtgtatatatatatatatatatatatatatatatatatatatgtgtgtgtgtgtatatatatatatatatatatatatatatatgtgtgtatatatatatatatatatatatatgtgtatgtgtgtgtatatatatatatatatatatatatatgtgtgtgtatgtgtgtgtgtatatatatatatatatatatatatatatatatatatatatatatgtgtgtgtgtatatatatatgtgtgtgtgtgtatatatatatgtgtgtgtgtatatatatatgtgtgtgtatatatatatatatatatatgtatatatatatatatgtgtgtgtatattaggggtgtgaattgcctagtacctgacgattcgattcgtatcacgattcacaggtcacgattcgattcgataccgattaatcccgatacgaattcataagtcgattgttgcgattttttttcattcaaatttagaaaatactaatcagtaagcttgtagagtgtaagatttatatgaaaatgtattatttatttatctgaaatttcagtcttatagaggttgtaatctgtttcatgtttgaacagcattaaaataaaatattaaggcttaatgttccgttcatataacattcttccatgctcaaggtgtgaatcctaaaaaaaaaaaaaaaaaaaaaaaaaaaaaaaaaaaaaaaaaaatcgattctgccgattattgaatcgattcgagaatcgcgcgatgtagtatcgcgatatatcgccgaatcgatttttttattaacacccctagtgtatatatataaatatataaatataaatatatatatatatatatatgtgtgtgtgtatatatatatgtatatatgttatgtatatatatgtataatttgtgctgtcaaaattaaagtgttaatagattaattaatcacagaaaaatgttgcattaatcacgtgttaatgcagattaattgcaattaaattatttttttttttagagcgcaCTTGAGCGTTGAACGTAacggcggatggttacattgaaggctgtgcaggtcagtcattaggtcaatgcacggcatttcctacgcctgttgttccaaaattagcggggtgactccagttggtgtgctcagtggtaaattttgctttaaaaaacaccccgacaggACTTTAGATAAGACAAAAGGAATttccgtttaattaattaataattgctgaattgcacccaattgatatgatgctgttatgtttcgagcaatacacgcatgcatgcaattgcgtacatgcatttaattaatcaatgtttgcaaatgacattcagataataaaatgcattaatgttaaaatatggtattttatatttattttatgttacgtgaatacgcaagtaattaactagctgattagctgattaatcgtgctTAATCAAAATTGAAAAGTGTGATTAttcagattaaaatttttaatcgtttgacagcactaaataaAACACAAGTATGTGTTATATTGTAATCTTAGATATTTCCGTCATGTCCCCTGGCGGGCTCTGTCAAATATCACCGgtctgcaaagaaaaaaatttgAGGGACCACAGCTTTATTATATCCCCCTATCAACAGGTATCAGGTTcaacctttctttttttaaaagatcaAATTCTTCTTAAAATCACATAAAAAATGGGAGGGTGTTTTGCCTAATTTGAACAAagggataaaaaataaaaataaaaatcctgatATCGGTGTTTCTTTTGTGGCTGTTTTTGGTACTGCATGTCCAAGCCTTCTAGTAAACATTACAGCAAGGCAATTCAAAAAGACTCCCAAGACTTCTATTTCTACAGAGTTGATTGTTTATGGCCTCTGGCTAATTGAAGCATGCCAATCTCTATGTCTGTATCCCTTTAGGTCGCTGCTGAATCTTTCTGATACCGTCTCCATCGACACCGCTTTGGTTTCCTCGCAGGAGTTCGCCTCTCTTCTGGATATGGTCTATACAGGAAAACTACCTTTAGGAAAACATAACGCCAGCCGCATCATTGCTGCAGCAGACAGACTGCAGATGTTTGATGTAGCCGTGAGCTTTAAAAATGCCCTCACCAACATTATCAACCAGCAGCCCCTAGGCTCCCAACCTTCTACACAGAGCCCAACCCTCGCCCTGGTCAACAAGGTCCAGAGTCCGAACCCTGAAGTTTCAGTTGCTTCACCCAGGAAGGACAAGTTAGCTGAAGTGGGGATCCAAGTGAAGGACACGCCAGAGACAATTAAATGTGAAGATGATAGGGAAATTGCAAAGGAGCCTTCATGTAAAAGAGTCTGTCTGGAGGTTTCAGAGTCTTCAGGTCAGTTTTTAATGGTTGCATGTTGACTAATGTCTATGTGCGCGTGTATGTATGTTTTAGGGACCTATTGTATTCAAGATATTGTTGAGTTATATGGTCTAGTTTAAAGCTATGCAACACAGGCTACTGTCAAAACAAAAAGGGAAATACTATAAATATTGTCCTTGGGTAAGGTTGCATGTTTCCATGTGTTCAgggcctgaaaaaaaacaagcgaCAGAAAGTGTAGTAGAAGACGATGCAACAGCCACCAAAACTACACCTAGTTTGTTGGAGCTCTCGTCTCAGCTGACCGAGGCACTTTCCAGTGTGCCAGATGTTGTGCAGCTCTTGAGGCAATCAGCTCACACCTGTCTAGATGAACAGGAGAGACAGGTATCCATCCTCATCCATCCTCAGAATACACTGGATTAGcgttaaagggattacaccactgTATTTTAAGACCTTTCatagttaactataggcatataatgattaattaCCTTTGATACCATGGTGATGTAATTTTTCATGAAATATTAGGTATTTTGCTGGGTATTTTTCTAACGCGGAAGTATaacgcccggttcagtaaaacccagTCTCTCCCCGTTTGGTTGCCGCACCCCGGTGAGTCGGATGCAGTCTGTTGCTGTagctctgcgtttgagcacttCTTTGAATGAAAGCCACCAATTCTTCattaacatttgaaacaaaacggctccttgcgGCAAGAAAGCGTGGAGGCggaggggaggagagggaaCAAACCTGAGCGGGTCACGAACCAGATACATGCTGCTTACAGGGTGATCACacattacttgtagtttacacaaatcTCAGCCAGAACCCTTTCGGGGCCATTGGGATAGATGCCACGGACTTTCGACTTCGGTATTTCACACATCAGCGCCGTTTCCGTTGCAACAGTCACACCCCCAACCCTgtgcccaaatctctgaaattattagaacgacagtcactatatatatatatatatatatatatatatatatatattatattatgttcaCGTCTCTGTTGCCTGACGATGGAAATTAACTTGTGAGTTGGCtcctatacataaaataaaaaatgtagcaTCCCCATGTGGTTGGAGACACCGAGGTGAGGGTGGGGGAGCGCTCTGTATTCACTGTGTAtgttcatttgtgtttttatatagTAGAATACAATTGAGTACAACTTTTCTCgtgaaaaaaacttatttaataaaacaatttGGAGGATGGAATGGATTAATTTCATTTGCACTCATttaaatggggaaagatgatatGCGATAAACGTTTTGAGATTAAACTAGTATCTTAaggtgccacttttttttttagcactgcAACTGCTTATAAGAATGTTTGAGAGCTTCAGTTGACTTTattccagtgcttctcaatttttttttgtcccgccTTATAAACAACATATTTTGAAACCCCCTCCCCAACTCTGAGCCGTgactataaataatataatttgtctataaaattgttatatgtacagtatgtagacCTTTGCAGAGAACCTAATAATCTTTGCGCAATCTAAAACAAGAGTGCCACTGCCACCAACTGCAGTGGAtctgcaattacactttatttctAGTTATAGCAACACACGCAGGGTGGGCTTTGTGTCGAACCAAAACTCTATACCTCCAAGATGGTCACTTTCAGGAGACCTCAAACCCGCCATGTTTGTTCAGCCATTaccattgcatcatcaaatagAGCAAACGATttccaacactttagattggccAATAATTGGTAGAATGACACCCACACgtggactgaccaaaagtatcaactttaaaaaatatatatgaaactcccaatgccagcggatttcagcattttaactcatttttcgaagcaaattgaatattttttttatatattttaatatcttttgctacataaacaacatgggtgccacatgaaagatcgcattccattctttgattagaaaaaaaagtaagtttttaccttattccgttctttagtaatcaccatttgaaaataggtcatttgagtgacattgagcgaaaattgaaaagaaaagacacattttctccgcaacagtgactttgatactaatagtttttgtttagtgatgctccgtcaaattaggtttaatgttacaaaggtttgatcattcacgtcagccttgaaaacattctatttcatcagattgcgtcatgtttcgttGTAATTCGCCACTCTacttagggcccgagcagctaccgctgccatctgctggccatagttagtgggtgtttttgatttctcaactcattgacccggctgcgctgcacttggacgttgcactgccactgaccactgatatattaaaaaaaaaataaaaaaaagtagttgtcacttaacatttatggcggcatacatcatgattttgctaaatgttattaaatgtttttggcggtcaaagagttaagacatgttttttttttcccccctgacaGTTAGTGTGCAATTGCTGTAAAGAAGCTGACCCACGCTCAGTAGCGAGTACGCTGTTGGGCGAAGTAAAAAAGGGACGTGTTGGTGAGCAAACTGTCGTGAGGCTGCTCCGCACCGTCCAACAGGGAACTCCCTCCACGTTTCCTGCGTCGTTGCTCTCTCAGATGGAGGAGTTGGAGAAGAATACGCAGGAGCCAGATGGACACCAGACTGGAAGTAAAGCAGCAGAAATATTATGTGAGCAAACGCACCACTCAAgcaaaaatgataaataaaaaaaagtgtcgcaTTGGTGATGATGCTGATTATTTTTCTTAACTTCACAGCTGACTCAGAAGTAGAGGATAGCAGCAGTAGAAGTGGAATGAACCTGGAGCAAAGCAACACAGAAGAGGCTGAAGTGGAAGAAAAAGATGAATCGTCTTCATCCTCAAAGTCTTACTGCTGTCTCTGGTGTAAGAAGAGTTTTGCCTATAAGTGCCGAGTTACAGCCCATATGAAGCGCTGCCCCATGACCAAGAAGGCTCATCTGCCGTGTCCACAATGCCCTGTGAAACTACCCAACCGGCGGGCTTTACAGGCTCATTTGGCTCAAGCTCACCCAGGTACTGCAggggacaagaagaagaaaaaggtagCCTGTGACATATGTGGGCGGCCCTTCGCACATCCATCAGGTGCGTTTTTGCTcatgcttattttttattttttattttttggtctgcACCATGCATGTCTTGTATAACAACTCATGCTGattgattaattattttttagttcAATTTGaacttaactctttcactgccatacgttatcaaaaaaaaaacaaaaaaaaaacacaaccccgacagtgccagccgatttcaagcattttcactcatctttcaaggcaaacagaaaaaatattgtgcgcCATGACTACATCAACATAGTGGCTACCATATGAAAgactggattccattcttttattagaaaaaaaagtacatttctaccttattccattctttcgtaatcaccatttgaaaatagatatttgagtgacattagcgaaaatagaaaaaaaaaataaagtgaaaacaagctttttgtgaaaagatacatttgctgcacgacagtgactttgacactaatattgtttgtttagtgactctctgtgaattagatttaacgtGACAGACGTTTTCATCATTCACGtcgtccttgaaaacgttctatttcatcagattcgtcatgtttcattgtaatttgatacaccaGGGAgcacattgaaaagagatgcaatgctgccatctgctagcCATAGTtaatgagtgtttttgatttcacaacctcATTGacaaggcagtgctgcacaagacgtactgcccattgagagagagaaaaaaaaaaacgtagttaacgtcaattaacatttatggcggcattcagtAGGATTTTAACATACgccattaaatgtttttggcagtaaaaagagttaaAGATGTGCACAAAATAAACAATAGAGCACCATGCACGGCGGGGCAGCATCACGAGCAACTTCTCTCCTCATGCTAATATGACCTCAAATATGAGCGAGAGAAAGCGAAATGTCAGTAGCCGGGTTTCCGAGCTGGGCACTTCCGTCTCATCTCGCTGACGACGCCCATCTTTCGGTGAGTGCACAGTAACACGAAGCCTCGAATAAATACACAAACTAAGCAATGActgaaacacatttatgtccGTCGATTGGGGTGAGtgcattttgtgtatttttatgaggCTTCACGTCATAAAACATTCGCCGAAAATGCGGGAGCACTCGCTGAAAGGGGGGGGCGTCGTCAACAGTGGAAAACCACGAGCGAAGGAAGTGTCCACCTCAGTAAAATATGACCCCAATTCccaaaatggttcatttcaaactcatcttacattacccttaaaaataaacggcTTACAAATTTATCGATTGTGCAAGTGTACATGCACATGTGGTAAAGACTCTCCTTAAATTCTACCAACAATCCAGGCTaaacattaggggtgggacaaaaaaccgattcgaccgaaccatcggtcgtcaaggggagctaaaccgccgtatcggtagcagacttgtcaaccgatacaaaatccgccaggaatccttagatacattgcttgtaaagctgtggaccggatatcgcgttgctgtgaatcggttgcgagtgaggctttatggttttcataatagcaagagttctgcaccgtgttctacttgttttgtttacatttcagtagcatcaccattcaagctacttccgtgtttacagagagctagcaaagtagcactcagagacgcttcattccccggatgttgtaaacataatgcaaagacgttacgcaccttggggggagcctaccgtcaacgccgtgctcgcgacacggcgcgcgcgctcacaacgagtgacaacatgcaacagtggagacagttagcagaagccggtgccgtacatctcggtatttcccatggctatcgagtcctctcggtgcacttgtatgtcccgggccggcgttggtactgcgcgcgagccaaaaagaagaactcccgtgacgatccaatgcatggattcaaacgacacaggtatgtcccacagctatgctaaaagcacactgcaagtatctcatttctcagtttgtggctccctgtcaatgtacacaactagcatgagcagcagggaactgagacgtgcccgcaattacgtcatcaaactcaaaatgaacgacagcccaaaaaacaaaacaaacagtcgtgattctgtggtcatcatcgtgtctcagattaaaaaaacaaaaaagatgtcatacattaaccaaaaatgaatgtgatggcaaagaaaaacaaaaattgttaaaaacaaaaattgttaataaaaagggaaatgcacttttgtaaatatttttgcatatattaagtggttaaaatgtgtttgatagatttattgttccataaggtggcttcatatttcttttggctggacggtaggtttatttcatgtcttaaatttatgtttctgaaatacttcacaatgtggacatattctgtttaattgtgttggtgtctttttaaaggttaaatatttatatttcaaattgaattatcagccttttgttttcctgatcctgattttgaattaaaaaacaaaaaacaattataactgtcaataacaactaataaatatttaaactgatacatttttcagtcatatcgcccagccctttgttccggtccatttaaataattgattcaatatatgaaaatatagaagacattgttgttgttctttttttacacatttgtagatactgtaaaaaattgtggtgttttaagattaatgtttacaagcaacaaatgtcactataagttttgaatattgaaattaatcgtatcgaatcgaaaatcatatcgttcccaaacttaatcgaaccgtatcgaaccgttctgttctgaaagataatcgtttttcaatcgaatcgcaacttgtgtatcgagatacatatcgaatcggcctcatgtcagagattcccacccctactaaacATACAAAAATGCTTATCTCTGAGTCAAGGGCCCTCTTCGGAGTCTCGTTTTTTGTGAACTTTCCTGCCGCGTGCCTCGTGTAACGGAAAAGCAATGGAGGCGGTTGTGGTGTGGTAGCGTGTCGTGCAGGGCTCAGGGAAAAGCGTcagcgaattttttttttttaaatgaagtggTCCATTGCTGAttattttccaaaacaaaatgagaatgatTGTGGCAAAGGAGGGCCAGCGGAAGGTGCCAAATCAAACGATACAGATTATTCTGCCCTTGAGAagttttagtttgaatttgtgCAGTCTTTAAGCACCCTCCTGTGGTTGCTAGGTTTAGCGTTTTTGTTGAGTAATAAAAGACACCACTCCAATGTGGCAGCACGCAACACCATTGTTCATTGTTAGGCAGACTGTTGGatcttattttttgttgttacttTGGACGAGAATTGTCTGTAAgtacatgcgatgtcaatataaaaacactgtagatttattttagttaactaggaCAATTAGAGActgttgaatgtgcaatgtaagtagctactagcatgaaagtgtgtcgtgtatagttagctaatattacattgtgtgttattttattttctagttttacgacgacttaaagagggtaatggtcagaggccattgttcaagtaaacaacacaaaaggaAAACGAAGTCTGTTTATTTGGAACGTCAttaactcgctgtctagctggtgaaatctaGAAGCTTCAGAGCGAGGACAGCATACAGATGAAAAGGTCAGGGGAACATCGGCCAAGGagcaggtgaagaaaaaaaaaaagtaatgttgacatgagttaagttatacgaaatgattgacttgttttgatagccactgctgttgcaggcaaacctcgtgttccaattaaatattttgcaaatatatcgagttgcgtatgcctaaagtcatgctgcacctccacaaaaaatggtgcggccaaatcctgtgctgtgcgagcaactaaaaatgttactcgcaccagtgttagtagtggaaaagttagtgtagagccctgtccttcgtgaataggtggctaactgggtgcagactgcgggtgcagttgtggtgcaatattttgcactattaccggacgcagtgcattcttagtgaatataccccaaaATATTTTGGTTAAAAGAAGTCTTATTCATTTCTAAAGGcactttatatttaatattttccagAAAATGTGGAATTCATTCCACCAgagtaaattttattttattgtaatagaGAAATCTACTTTTGAAAAGGTACTGCCTTTGCACCTTCTTGTGAAAAAGAGCAGCTTAAGGGCAGCGTTGTGTTGTATGGGCATCGTTTCCATCGTTCCTGTTGGATCATTTGGTGATTGCAAATAAAAAGTAATGGACATAAATTGCTTTGGCTACTTTAATGAatgaatactgacaaatatacctTAAAAGTATGAAGTAGCCACAAAGTAaggaaaaaaagatgcattgaAAATCGTGATAACCGGTGATAATCATTCAATAATCAAATCGTAGCACCCTTaatcgtaattgaatcgaaTTGTGGGGTGCCTTagatggcacacccctacttccttgacaccaattcctTCTTTGCCGCTAGTTACGGCTTtgatgccatcttgtggcattttagaGTGTAgtgtagtgtttctatttttcaacatttcattATAgtataatgccatttttttttacttatggaTTATAACACTTGCACTAACTGGTTAGGACAAAAacattagttttcatttaaattcacACTTGTCTGTTTCTGCTGGGCTCAGGTATGATTTACCACAGGCGAACGGAGCATTTTGAGGAAAAGCCGTACACCTGCGAGACATGCGGCGCCAAGTTTCCAGCCACGTCCTCTTTGAAGAATCACATGCGGCTCCACACAGGAGAGAAACCGTACCACTGCAAACACTGCGACTTGAGCTTCCGAGTGGCCGCCGCGCTCGCCTACCACACCAAGAAGAAACACTCTGAGGGTGAGGCGCTAACCTGCTCACTTTGTGACTAGTGCTTATATTCAAGAACAGCGACGAGTCAAATTTTGTGATGTCACTTCATTCCTATTTCTCAAGCTGTGATTTCTGTGTTCTTTTAGGCAAGATGTACGCGTGTCAGTATTGCAAGGCCGTCTTCGCCCAGTCAATCGAGCTCACGCGGCACGTGCGGACACACACAGGCGATAAGCCCTACGTGTGTCGCGAATGTGGAAAAGGGCACAGCCAGGCCAGTGGCTTGACTGTCCACTTGCAAACCTTCCACAGTAAgtacacacacaacaacaaaaaatggctTTCGTCATGGGTTCATTCTTCAATTAAACAACATAGAAATTACTTGTGAGATATCATTAGGTAGCTGATGTGATCCAATGCAATTAAACACAAGGATTGtaaacagtagggatgtaacgatatccaaacatcatacCATATTATCACGGTAggaacatcacgatacgataattatcacgatattgtgggggggttggcgatattttaaaaaaaaagcacaatattgtgcttttgtacataacatacaTACACGTACATAAATACAGACACGTTTAAaagtatttgccagtcaaaaatccaAATCGGCAATTCCACATTTTTATACACTAGTAGGAACATTTGTGCGGGGAAATGAGAAAACCTCTCAAGTAAGTGAAGTCATGAAAATGGACTACATATCGGTCCAGCGCCCCCTTATAGCCCCGGGAGAGGAAAA
Encoded here:
- the zbtb40 gene encoding zinc finger and BTB domain-containing protein 40 isoform X2, with protein sequence MDAAILFLENYSGFLVEWTEEPSTSPEQTNKMTELPNYSNQLMQQLWALRKEGHFCDCTVLVGDNPHRAHKLVLAASSMLFRSLLNLSDTVSIDTALVSSQEFASLLDMVYTGKLPLGKHNASRIIAAADRLQMFDVAVSFKNALTNIINQQPLGSQPSTQSPTLALVNKVQSPNPEVSVASPRKDKLAEVGIQVKDTPETIKCEDDREIAKEPSCKRVCLEVSESSGPEKKQATESVVEDDATATKTTPSLLELSSQLTEALSSVPDVVQLLRQSAHTCLDEQERQLVCNCCKEADPRSVASTLLGEVKKGRVGEQTVVRLLRTVQQGTPSTFPASLLSQMEELEKNTQEPDGHQTGSKAAEILSDSEVEDSSSRSGMNLEQSNTEEAEVEEKDESSSSSKSYCCLWCKKSFAYKCRVTAHMKRCPMTKKAHLPCPQCPVKLPNRRALQAHLAQAHPGTAGDKKKKKVACDICGRPFAHPSGMIYHRRTEHFEEKPYTCETCGAKFPATSSLKNHMRLHTGEKPYHCKHCDLSFRVAAALAYHTKKKHSEGKMYACQYCKAVFAQSIELTRHVRTHTGDKPYVCRECGKGHSQASGLTVHLQTFHNMSLPLNCQKCCVSFQTLEEHQKHIEEFHVSLPHKCPTCDKIFTSAALLEKHKFIHTGVKPYVCNLCNKSYQQLSGLWYHNKTQHPDIFGNPAQQMKTLVQCDVCFKFFPCASSMAKHKEAEHKGSAASTLHCSLCQGVFGGSEELREHIDSQHCTSAKHFICPLCTLVTTSQTELQEHLLACHLEAQQVQEEAAEEASGSQTVITVHDPEGEAVQAANCEDPSQPSVTQQVFVTLAGEGEGDSSGDVVEVNMYELLNNSVTFICEANPSDI
- the zbtb40 gene encoding zinc finger and BTB domain-containing protein 40 isoform X3, producing the protein MRASSCATVLATEEPSTSPEQTNKMTELPNYSNQLMQQLWALRKEGHFCDCTVLVGDNPHRAHKLVLAASSMLFRSLLNLSDTVSIDTALVSSQEFASLLDMVYTGKLPLGKHNASRIIAAADRLQMFDVAVSFKNALTNIINQQPLGSQPSTQSPTLALVNKVQSPNPEVSVASPRKDKLAEVGIQVKDTPETIKCEDDREIAKEPSCKRVCLEVSESSGPEKKQATESVVEDDATATKTTPSLLELSSQLTEALSSVPDVVQLLRQSAHTCLDEQERQLVCNCCKEADPRSVASTLLGEVKKGRVGEQTVVRLLRTVQQGTPSTFPASLLSQMEELEKNTQEPDGHQTGSKAAEILSDSEVEDSSSRSGMNLEQSNTEEAEVEEKDESSSSSKSYCCLWCKKSFAYKCRVTAHMKRCPMTKKAHLPCPQCPVKLPNRRALQAHLAQAHPGTAGDKKKKKVACDICGRPFAHPSGMIYHRRTEHFEEKPYTCETCGAKFPATSSLKNHMRLHTGEKPYHCKHCDLSFRVAAALAYHTKKKHSEGKMYACQYCKAVFAQSIELTRHVRTHTGDKPYVCRECGKGHSQASGLTVHLQTFHNMSLPLNCQKCCVSFQTLEEHQKHIEEFHVSLPHKCPTCDKIFTSAALLEKHKFIHTGVKPYVCNLCNKSYQQLSGLWYHNKTQHPDIFGNPAQQMKTLVQCDVCFKFFPCASSMAKHKEAEHKGSAASTLHCSLCQGVFGGSEELREHIDSQHCTSAKHFICPLCTLVTTSQTELQEHLLACHLEAQQVQEEAAEEASGSQTVITVHDPEGEAVQAANCEDPSQPSVTQQVFVTLAGEGEGDSSGDVVEVNMYELLNNSVTFICEANPSDI
- the zbtb40 gene encoding zinc finger and BTB domain-containing protein 40 isoform X4; this encodes MTELPNYSNQLMQQLWALRKEGHFCDCTVLVGDNPHRAHKLVLAASSMLFRSLLNLSDTVSIDTALVSSQEFASLLDMVYTGKLPLGKHNASRIIAAADRLQMFDVAVSFKNALTNIINQQPLGSQPSTQSPTLALVNKVQSPNPEVSVASPRKDKLAEVGIQVKDTPETIKCEDDREIAKEPSCKRVCLEVSESSGPEKKQATESVVEDDATATKTTPSLLELSSQLTEALSSVPDVVQLLRQSAHTCLDEQERQLVCNCCKEADPRSVASTLLGEVKKGRVGEQTVVRLLRTVQQGTPSTFPASLLSQMEELEKNTQEPDGHQTGSKAAEILSDSEVEDSSSRSGMNLEQSNTEEAEVEEKDESSSSSKSYCCLWCKKSFAYKCRVTAHMKRCPMTKKAHLPCPQCPVKLPNRRALQAHLAQAHPGTAGDKKKKKVACDICGRPFAHPSGMIYHRRTEHFEEKPYTCETCGAKFPATSSLKNHMRLHTGEKPYHCKHCDLSFRVAAALAYHTKKKHSEGKMYACQYCKAVFAQSIELTRHVRTHTGDKPYVCRECGKGHSQASGLTVHLQTFHNMSLPLNCQKCCVSFQTLEEHQKHIEEFHVSLPHKCPTCDKIFTSAALLEKHKFIHTGVKPYVCNLCNKSYQQLSGLWYHNKTQHPDIFGNPAQQMKTLVQCDVCFKFFPCASSMAKHKEAEHKGSAASTLHCSLCQGVFGGSEELREHIDSQHCTSAKHFICPLCTLVTTSQTELQEHLLACHLEAQQVQEEAAEEASGSQTVITVHDPEGEAVQAANCEDPSQPSVTQQVFVTLAGEGEGDSSGDVVEVNMYELLNNSVTFICEANPSDI